A stretch of the Meles meles chromosome 19, mMelMel3.1 paternal haplotype, whole genome shotgun sequence genome encodes the following:
- the LOC123930596 gene encoding zinc finger protein 345-like, translated as MSHDRIEVEDEEGWGTLPVRTSQVCVEVPESIALSSHDTQSFLLQRSIQGSFQNGSAHRYRDGTVEILHLRTDCDSDGDSEGHQRNPGRYTQTKSIALNENLTAPNGKGYKLLWKTSLLKSTVSAEQCVSDSTSSSQIFNHSDLWTDHLEHLESNLVHGENNDLNHLEDRIGLTLSQRFRNEEQSTQWDPYKGDFTEESTLQYDQRLFTGDRIAQCTKSEKTLNQGSRVHRCVRARFAENHYECDKCGEGFHPSSNLSVHNGHHLGDSPHKYNECRKAHNQSSSVGDHQRIHEGKSPFTSNKPGTMISQSSNLNINEIIPWGKEAYSLKECSKSFDCHSTLSPHHRMHTGENVYKCEEGGQSFKDCSSINGHLQIYSGEKPCKYQECDKAFNDHSSLNRHHRIHIAGKNYNCNECAKAFTSCLKLIQHHRIHSGDKPYHCQQCGKSFNHSSTLTRHHRIHTGEKPYHCQECGKSFNQRSSLIKHHRIHTGEKPYQCLQCGKAFNCLSYLYEHHSIHSGKKPYQCQECGKAYAVPSQLTKHHRIHTGEKPYQCEECGKAFCDRSTLNEHHRIHTGEKPYQCQECGKAFNWRSNLSRHYKIHSAEKPYQCQECGKAFKWRSHLCQHHNIHNAEKPYQCQECGKAFNWSTTLIEHYRTHTGEKPYQCPKCGKSFNWRSSLIQHHRTHTGEKPYQCQQCGKSFHRRSSLIKHHRIHTGEKPYQCQQCGKAFNCLSYLSKHHRIHTGKKP; from the exons CTCTATCTTCACATGACACCCAGAGTTTCCTGCTACAGCGGAGCATACAAGGTTCTTTCCAGAACGGGTCAGCACACAGATACAGAGATGGTACTGTTGAGATTTTACACTTACGCACAGACTGTGACAGTGATGGGGACAGCGAAGGGCATCAAAGAAATCCTGGACGATACACCCAAACAAAGTCAATTGCCCTTAATGAGAATCTCACTGCCCCAAATGGTAAAGGATATAAACTGCTGTGGAAAACCTCCCTTTTAAAGTCAACTGTTTCTGCAGAGCAGTGTGTTTCTGACAGTACAAGCTCCAGTCAGATATTCAACCATAGTGATTTGTGGACAGACCACTTAGAACATCTGGAAAGTAACCTAGTCCATGGTGAAAATAATGATTTGAACCATTTGGAAGATAGGATTGGCCTGACCTTAAGTCAGagatttagaaatgaagaacaaagtaCTCAGTGGGATCCATACAAGGGGGACTTCACTGAGGAGTCAACCCTACAGTATGACCAAAGGCTTTTCACTGGAGACAGAATTGCTCAATGCACTAAATCTGAGAAAACATTGAACCAGGGTTCCCGTGTTCACAGATGTGTCAGAGCTAGGTTTGCAGAGAACCATTATGAATGTGATAAATGTGGGGAAGGCTTTCATCCAAGCTCTAACCTCAGTGTACATAATGGTCACCATTTGGGAGACAGTCCTCATAAATATAATGAATGTAGGAAAGCTCATAACCAGTCCTCCAGTGTTGGTGATCATCAGAGAATTCATGAGGGAAAAAGCCCCTTCACATCTAATAAACCAGGGACCATGATTAGTCAGTCATCAAACCTAAACATCAATGAGATAATCCCTTGGGGAAAGGAAGCTTACAGTTTGAAGGAATGTAGTAAATCCTTTGACTGCCACTCAACACTATCTCCACATCACCGAATGCATACTGGagaaaatgtatacaaatgtGAAGAAGGTGGTCAAAGCTTTAAGGATTGTTCATCAATAAATGGACATTTGCAGATCTATTCTGGTGAGAAACCCTGCAAATATCAGGAATGTGACAAGGCTTTTAATGATCACTCAAGTCTTAATAGACATCACCGAATTCATATTGCAGGGAAAAATTACAACTGTAATGAATGTGCCAAAGCCTTTACATCGTGCTTAAAACTTAttcaacatcacagaattcatagtGGAGATAAACCTTACCATTGTCAACAATGTGGCAAGAGTTTTAACCACAGCTCAACCCTTACtcgacatcacagaattcatactggagagaaaccttaccactgtcaagaatgtggcaagaGCTTTAACCAGAGGTCATCCCTTATtaaacatcacagaattcatactggagagaaaccttaccaatgtctacaatgtggcaaggcctttaactgCCTTTCATACCTTTATGAACATCATAGTATTCATAGTGGAAAGAAACCTTACCAGTGTCAAGAATGTGGTAAGGCCTATGCCGTCCCTTCACAACTTACTAAGCATCATAGAATTCATACAGGAGAAAAACCTTACCAATGTGAAGAGTGTGGCAAGGCCTTTTGTGACAGGTCAACCCTTAAtgaacatcacagaattcatactggagagaaaccttaccaatgtcaagaatgtggcaaggccttcaACTGGAGGTCAAATCTTTCTCGGCATTACAAAATTCATAGTgcagagaaaccttaccaatgtcaagaatgtggcaaggcctttaagtGGAGGTCACATCTTTGTCAACATCACAACATTCATAATgcagagaaaccttaccaatgtcaagaatgtggcaaggcttTTAACTGGAG CACAACTCTTATTGAACATTACAgaactcatactggagagaaaccttatcaATGTCCAAAGTGTGGCAAAAGCTTTAACTGGAGGTCATCCCTTATTCAACACCACAgaactcatactggagagaaaccttaccaatgtcaacAATGTGGCAAGAGCTTTCACCGGAGGTCATCCCTTATtaaacatcacagaattcatactggagagaaaccttaccaatgtcaacaatgtggcaaggcctttaactgCCTTTCATACCTTTCTAAACATCATAGAATTCATACTGGGAAGAAACCTTAa